One region of Populus trichocarpa isolate Nisqually-1 chromosome 4, P.trichocarpa_v4.1, whole genome shotgun sequence genomic DNA includes:
- the LOC7494340 gene encoding syntaxin-124 translates to MNDLFSSSFKKYTDLKQQAQMDDMEAGKESMNLDRFFEDVENVKEDMKTVERLYKSLQEANEECKTVHNAKTMKNLRSRMDIDVEQVLKRVKIIKGKLEALDRSNAAHRNIPGCGPGSSADRTRTSVVSGLGKKLKDLMDNFQDLRARMAAEYKETVERRYFTITGERASEETIENLISSGESESFMQKAIQEQGRGQILDTISEIQERHDAVKEIEKNLIELHQVFLDMAALVEAQGHQINDIESHVAHASSFVRRGTEQLSEAREYQKSSRKWTCIAIVAGAVLIIVLLLPFIPHLLALL, encoded by the coding sequence ATGAATGATTTGTTCTCCAGCTCGTTCAAGAAGTACACCGACCTGAAGCAGCAGGCGCAAATGGATGACATGGAGGCAGGGAAGGAGAGTATGAATCTTGACAGATTCTTTGAAGACGTCGAGAATGTTAAGGAAGATATGAAAACTGTTGAGAGGCTGTACAAGAGTTTACAAGAAGCCAATGAAGAATGTAAGACTGTTCATAATGCTAAGACCATGAAAAATCTTCGTTCGCGGATGGACATAGATGTCGAACAAGTCCTGAAACGCGTTAAAATCATCAAGGGAAAGCTCGAAGCCTTGGATCGATCCAATGCAGCTCACCGCAACATTCCTGGGTGCGGTCCAGGATCATCTGCAGATCGAACCAGGACATCTGTGGTTAGTGGTTTGGGAAAGAAGTTGAAGGATCTTATGGATAATTTTCAGGATTTAAGAGCTAGAATGGCAGCCGAATATAAGGAAACAGTGGAACGCAGGTATTTCACAATCACAGGAGAAAGAGCAAGTGAAGAAACGATTGAGAATTTGATATCCAGTGGTGAAAGTGAAAGCTTCATGCAAAAGGCAATTCAGGAACAAGGGAGAGGCCAGATTCTTGACACCATATCAGAAATTCAAGAGAGACATGATGCTGTGAAGGAGATAGAGAAGAATTTGATTGAGCTTCACCAGGTATTCTTGGATATGGCTGCTCTTGTGGAAGCTCAGGGTCATCAGATCAATGATATTGAAAGTCATGTTGCGCATGCTAGCTCGTTCGTGCGACGAGGGACTGAGCAGCTTTCTGAGGCCAGGGAATATCAGAAGAGCTCTCGAAAGTGGACGTGCATTGCCATTGTAGCCGGTGCTGTCCTCATCATTGTCCTCTTACTACCATTTATACCACATCTCCTGGCTCTCTTGTAG
- the LOC7494341 gene encoding vacuolar protein sorting-associated protein 28 homolog 1: MEVKLWNDKREREMYENFAELYAIIKATEKLEKAYVRDIISSSEYEMECQKLIAHFKTLASSLKDTVPSIERFADTYKMDCPAAINRLVTSGVPATVEHRAAAAVSSTTSASIVAECVQNFITAMDSLKLNMVAVDQVHPLLSDLSASLNKLSILPPDFEGKTKMKEWILRLSKMGAADELTEQQARQLHFDLESSYNSFMAALPSAGT; encoded by the coding sequence ATGGAGGTCAAGCTATGGAATGACAAGCGCGAGAGAGAAATGTATGAGAATTTTGCCGAGCTATATGCAATAATAAAAGCCACGGAGAAGCTTGAAAAGGCATATGTTCGTGACATTATATCCTCATCTGAGTATGAAATGGAGTGCCAGAAACTCATTGCCCATTTCAAAACTTTGGCTTCCTCTCTGAAAGACACAGTCCCTAGCATCGAGCGCTTTGCAGATACATACAAGATGGACTGCCCAGCTGCCATCAACCGGCTTGTGACCTCCGGGGTGCCTGCCACAGTGGAACAccgtgctgctgctgctgtgtcGTCTACCACCTCAGCTTCCATTGTGGCTGAGTGTGTCCAGAACTTCATCACAGCTATGGATTCGTTGAAGTTGAATATGGTGGCTGTGGACCAGGTGCATCCTTTGCTTTCAGACCTCTCAGCCTCACTGAACAAGCTGAGTATTTTGCCACCTGACTTTGAGGGGAAGACAAAGATGAAAGAATGGATTTTGAGGCTGTCTAAGATGGGGGCTGCAGATGAGCTGACAGAGCAGCAGGCCCGGCAACTTCATTTTGATCTGGAGTCCTCATACAATTCATTTATGGCAGCTTTGCCTAGTGCTGGTACTTGA